In Sphingomonas sp. KC8, the sequence TCCGTAACGCCCATCCACGCCATGGCGGGGCCGGGGCGCTGTATGTGATCTTGCGGCGGCGGCGGTGACAGCAAGGGCCAATCCGGACTATTGCCGCCCAATTGGCGACGTTTCGTTAATGTAATTATGCCAGGAAGATGCCGCGTCCACTGAATCGGGCGCGGTAGAGAAGGGCGGATTACGGCTGCGATGGAAGGACTATCGCTAAAAAGCCGGGCTGTGGCCTTCGCCCTTTGTGCTGGCGCGCTGGTGTTCATCCTCGCGTTGTTCGCCGGCGCTGGCAGTTCTGTCGATCCCAAGAATATTCTGGCTTCGCTGGTCGTCGCGATGATCTGTGGCGTGATGAGCTGGGGTTCGGCCGAGCGGGCGATTTCAGGTGTTGCCGAAGCCGTCGATACGCTTGCCGTGCGCATTCGCGGGGCGGCCGATGGCGATCTGATTTCACCAACCCCCGAACAGGTGCGCGAGGCGCTGCCCGAACTGGCCGAAGCCATGGATGGCCTGTTTGCACAGGTGCGCGCCAATTTCGACAGCGTGCACGCCTTGGCGATGTTCGATCCGGTGACGCAATTGCCCAACCGCGTGAATTTCCGCCGAACCGCCGAACGGCTGCTGGCGCGGCGCGAACCGCAGGCGATGGCGGCATTGCTGTTCATCGATCTCGACCGGTTCAAGTTCGTGAACGATAGCCTGGGGCATGCTTGCGGCGATGAGGTTCTGGCGATGGTCGCCGCGCGGCTGCGGCAGGTTGCCGCGCGTTCCGAAGCGGACGGCGAGCGGGCCACGAATGAACCGGCGCCGGTGATTGGCCGTCTGGCGGGCGACGAATTCACCATGTTGTTCCCGGTCGTTCGCAACATCGATCATGCCGAGCGGCTGGCCCGCCGGGCGCTGTACGCCTTGTCCGAGCCGCTTGTCGTGGCGGGGCAGAATATCGAAATCGGGGCGTCGATCGGCCTCGCCATCGCGCCGGACCATGGCACGAGCCTGCCCGATCTGATGCGCGCGGCGGATATTGCGATGTACCATGCCAAGGCCGAAGGCCGGCGGCAGGTGCAATGTTTCAACGCCGATCTCGATAAAGCGGCGGACCAGCGCCTGCGGCTGGAACGCGAATTGCGACGGGCGATTGAACGCGACGAGTTCCAGCTCGTCTTCCAGCCGCAGGTGCGCATTCCCGGTCGCCAGGTCGTTGCGGTTGAAGCGCTGTTGCGCTGGCAGCACCCGGAGGATGGCGTGCGCATGCCGGCGTCGTTCATTCAGGCGGCTGAGGAATGCGGCCTGATCTGCGAAATTGGCGATTGGGTGATCCAGCGCGCGCTGAAGACGCTGGCGCGCTGGCATTCCGCCGGGCTGGACCAGCGCATCACCATCAATGTCAGCCCGCGCCAGATCGCGCAGCCGCATTTCTTCACCCGCCTGCGCGCCCTGATGGCTGAAACCGGGGCGCCCACGCACCTGCTGGAACTGGAGATCACCGAGACGCTGGCCATGGAAGGCAGCGATGCCGTGCTGGCCGGCATGGCCGCGCTACGCCAGCAAGGCGTGATGATCGCCATCGATGATTTCGGCACGGGCTATTCCAATCTGGCGCGCATGAAGATGATGCCGGTGGATCGGGTCAAGCTGGACCGCAGCCTTGTCCATGATGTCGCGCATTCGGCGGAAGCGCGCATCCTGGTGCATTCCGTGATCGCGCTGATCCATGGCCTGGGGTTCGACGTGGTGGCCGAAGGCGTCGAAGATCGCGATCAGATGGATGTCCTGCGCGCCATCGGCTGCGATGCCGTTCAGGGGTTCAGCATCGCCCACCCGATGGACGAAATAAACTATCTGGCGTGGATGGACGGCGGCGGCCTGGATCAGCAGCGCGCATTCGCCTGAATCAGGCCAGGGCGTGGGTGATTATATCGGCATAGATGTCGGTAAGCGTGTGAAGATCGGGAATCGCCACTGCTTCGTCCAGCTTGTGCATGGTGGCGTTGCACAGTCCAAATTCGACAACCGGGCATAGTTTGGACAGGAACCGCGCGTCCGAAGTGCCGCCGCTGGTGGACAGTTCGGCCTCCAGCCCGGTCGCGCGCCGGATGGCATCGCCGACCAGCGTCGACAACTGGCCGGGCTCGGTCAGGAAGGCTTCGCCCGATATCTTGGCTGTGAGCGTGCCGCGCGGGGCGTGGGCGGCAACCACCGCGCGAACCCGCTCGACGAGTTCGGCACCGGTTTGTTCGTCGTTGAAACGGATGTTGAGCCGCGCGCGCGCCGTCGCCGGGATGATGTTGGTTGCCGGATTGCCGACGCTGATATCGGTGATTTCCAGATTGGATGGCTGGAACCAGCGATTGCCGGTGTCGAGCGTCCAGCCGCTGACCTCATCCAGGATGCGGACCAGATGGGTGATCGGGTTATCGGCAAGGTGCGGGTAAGCGACATGGCCCTGTGTGCCGGGCACGTCGATCCACATGTTCACCGATCCACGCCGGCCGATCTTGATGGTGTCGCCCAGCCGCGCGGATGAGGTGGGTTCGCCAACAAGGCACAGATCGGGGCGGATGCCACGTTCGGCCATCCAGTCCATCAAGGCGAGCGTGCCGTGCGAGGCGGGGCCTTCCTCGTCGCCGGTGATGATCAGGCTCAACGTGCCGCGATGATCGGGCACGCGCGCGGCGGCGGCGATGAAGGCGGCGACCGCGCCCTTCATGTCGACCGCGCCACGGCCGTGCAGCAGATCGCCGCGCACGACGGGCAGGAACGGATCGCTCGCCCAGCCTTCGCCCGCGGGGACGACATCGCTATGGCCGGCAAAGGCGAAATGCGGGCCACCGTCGCCGCGCACCGCAAACAGGTTGCGCACCGGGCCATCGGGCGGCCCGCCGGCCCAGAAGCTATGGATGGTGAAGCCGATCTGCTCCAACACTTCGGCGATCACGTCCAGCGCCCCGGCATCGGCCGGAGTGACACTGGGACAGGCGATAAGGCGGCTGGTGAGCGCAACTGGATCGATCATGTTCGATCGCCTAGCGATCTGGCGCGCTTTTGCATATCCTCTGCGCCATGCCCAAGCTCGAACTTGATGCCTTTGCGATCACCAGCCGGACCGGCTATCCCGAACCCTATGCCGCGGCGGTGGCGGGGCGCGCTTATCGGCGCCTGGGGCCGCAGGCCGGACTGGAGGATTTCGGCGTCAGCCACGTCCGGCTCGATCCGGGCGGGTGGTCCAGCCAGCGGCACTGGCACGAGGAGGAGGATGAGTTCCTCGTCATCCTGTCGGGCGAGGCGGTGCTGGTGGAGGATGACGCCCGCACCCTGCTGCGCGCAGGCGATTGCGCGGCCTTCCCCAAAGGCAGCGGCAATGGTCATCACCTTGTCAATGAGAGCCGGGCACCGTGCCTGTTCGTGGTGGTCGGGCGCAAAGCCGCCAGCGACTGCCATTATCCCGATATCGACCTGCACCTCGACGGGCCAACCCAAACCTATCGCCACAAGGATGGCCAGCCCTGGTAGGGGCTATCATTCCACCGGCGGTTCGAACTTTTCGATCACCCATGGTTCGGCATTCGCGTCGGCCAGCCATGCCTGCATGAAGGGGTGGGTAAGCACCGTTTCCATATAGGGGTGCGCGAAGCGGGGCACCGGGATCGAATAGGTGATGAACCGGGTGACGACCGGCGCGAACATGATGTCGGCCGCGCCGAATTCGCCGAACAGGAAGGGGCCGGTGCCACCGAAACGGGCGCGGGCCTCCGCCCAGAGCTGGACGATGCGAATCACGTCCTGGCGTGTGCCCTCGCTCAATTCGCGCGGGGGGAAGCGCTTGCGCACGTTCATCGAATGCTCGCGCCGCAGGCTGGCGAAGCTCGAATGCATTTCAGCGGCCATCGATCGGGCCATCGCCCGTGCGGCATCGTCGGCTGGCCAGAAACGATCGCGGCCAACCTTGTCGGCCAGATATTCGATGATCGCCAGGCTGTCCCATACCACGACATCGCCGTCCCACAGGATCGGCACCTTGCCCGAGGATGGGGCAAATTCATCGCCTTCGCGGCGTTTGTCCCAATCCTCGTCATAGAGGGGGACGACGATTTCCTCGAACTCCAGTTCCGACTGGCGCAGGGCAAGCCAGCCGCGCATCGACCAGGAGGAATAGGCCTTGTTGCCAATGAAGAGCTTAAGCATGGCCCGGGGCATAAAGGGGCCGGGCCATACACTCAACCTTTTCGCCCGAACTTGTTTCAGGCGATCGCGGCAGGATCAGCTGACCGACCGCAGGATCGCGGCGCGCAATTCGGCCATGCCGAGGCCGGTTTCGCTGGATGTGACCAAAATTTCCGGATGCGCGGCCACATGGGTACGGCCTTCGGCGACGGTGCGTTCCGTCACCGCGACAAGCTCGCTCGCCTTGATCTTGTCCGCCTTGGTGAGGACGAGATGGTAGGAGACGGCGGCTTCGTCGAGCATCTTGAGGACATCGCGATCGACGTCCTTGATCCCGTGGCGGCTGTCGATCAGCACCAGCGCGCGTTTCAGCACCTGCCGGCCGCGCAGATAA encodes:
- a CDS encoding putative bifunctional diguanylate cyclase/phosphodiesterase — its product is MEGLSLKSRAVAFALCAGALVFILALFAGAGSSVDPKNILASLVVAMICGVMSWGSAERAISGVAEAVDTLAVRIRGAADGDLISPTPEQVREALPELAEAMDGLFAQVRANFDSVHALAMFDPVTQLPNRVNFRRTAERLLARREPQAMAALLFIDLDRFKFVNDSLGHACGDEVLAMVAARLRQVAARSEADGERATNEPAPVIGRLAGDEFTMLFPVVRNIDHAERLARRALYALSEPLVVAGQNIEIGASIGLAIAPDHGTSLPDLMRAADIAMYHAKAEGRRQVQCFNADLDKAADQRLRLERELRRAIERDEFQLVFQPQVRIPGRQVVAVEALLRWQHPEDGVRMPASFIQAAEECGLICEIGDWVIQRALKTLARWHSAGLDQRITINVSPRQIAQPHFFTRLRALMAETGAPTHLLELEITETLAMEGSDAVLAGMAALRQQGVMIAIDDFGTGYSNLARMKMMPVDRVKLDRSLVHDVAHSAEARILVHSVIALIHGLGFDVVAEGVEDRDQMDVLRAIGCDAVQGFSIAHPMDEINYLAWMDGGGLDQQRAFA
- a CDS encoding cupin domain-containing protein is translated as MPKLELDAFAITSRTGYPEPYAAAVAGRAYRRLGPQAGLEDFGVSHVRLDPGGWSSQRHWHEEEDEFLVILSGEAVLVEDDARTLLRAGDCAAFPKGSGNGHHLVNESRAPCLFVVVGRKAASDCHYPDIDLHLDGPTQTYRHKDGQPW
- a CDS encoding glutathione S-transferase family protein; this translates as MLKLFIGNKAYSSWSMRGWLALRQSELEFEEIVVPLYDEDWDKRREGDEFAPSSGKVPILWDGDVVVWDSLAIIEYLADKVGRDRFWPADDAARAMARSMAAEMHSSFASLRREHSMNVRKRFPPRELSEGTRQDVIRIVQLWAEARARFGGTGPFLFGEFGAADIMFAPVVTRFITYSIPVPRFAHPYMETVLTHPFMQAWLADANAEPWVIEKFEPPVE
- the dapE gene encoding succinyl-diaminopimelate desuccinylase, with protein sequence MIDPVALTSRLIACPSVTPADAGALDVIAEVLEQIGFTIHSFWAGGPPDGPVRNLFAVRGDGGPHFAFAGHSDVVPAGEGWASDPFLPVVRGDLLHGRGAVDMKGAVAAFIAAAARVPDHRGTLSLIITGDEEGPASHGTLALMDWMAERGIRPDLCLVGEPTSSARLGDTIKIGRRGSVNMWIDVPGTQGHVAYPHLADNPITHLVRILDEVSGWTLDTGNRWFQPSNLEITDISVGNPATNIIPATARARLNIRFNDEQTGAELVERVRAVVAAHAPRGTLTAKISGEAFLTEPGQLSTLVGDAIRRATGLEAELSTSGGTSDARFLSKLCPVVEFGLCNATMHKLDEAVAIPDLHTLTDIYADIITHALA